One Syntrophorhabdaceae bacterium genomic window, CTACCACGATCTCTTTCGTAAGGGGCATACAGGTGGACATAGCAGCAACGCGCTCAACCATGAATCTGGTGATGGCATCTGCTACATCCGTAGCGTCCACTCCTTGACACATCAGATCAATGGCCTCTGATTCGGCGGACAGGGCACATTGAATAGCAACAGACACATTTTTGGTCGACTTTAGGGCTAATTGGGACAGCTCCTCCTCGCTTACCCCCAGAAGTTTCGCTATGCTCGTGTAGAAAATGCCCAGGCCATCAGCACATTTATCATTCTGAATTACATCCAGCACATTCCCGTTCTGGTCATAACTGATCGCTTTATGTACATTTCCGCCAATATCGATGACTGTTCTTGAGTCATTGTTAAGGAATAAAGCCCCTTTGGCATCCGCTACGTATTCGGGCACCGTTGTGGTTACGTTCAATGCCGGTGTCTTAACCATATCTCTAAAGATTCCCGTGGTGACGATGCCGGCCAGTTCACCACCGGAGATACCCGCACTTTTCAGGGCATCATTTAGTGCTGTTTGAGCCGCAGCCGCTACATCACATGCTGTGGGGGCCGTGGAATAGCCAAGGATTTCCTTGCCCCTCATTATTACGGCCTTCGTATTAATGTGACCTGCATCCAATCCAGCCAGAAGTTTTCCGTTATTCAAGGCGTCACCCCCTTTATTGTTTCTACAAGGGCTTCCAGTTGCGTCCGAAA contains:
- a CDS encoding acyl-CoA dehydratase activase, which gives rise to SDATGSPCRNNKGGDALNNGKLLAGLDAGHINTKAVIMRGKEILGYSTAPTACDVAAAAQTALNDALKSAGISGGELAGIVTTGIFRDMVKTPALNVTTTVPEYVADAKGALFLNNDSRTVIDIGGNVHKAISYDQNGNVLDVIQNDKCADGLGIFYTSIAKLLGVSEEELSQLALKSTKNVSVAIQCALSAESEAIDLMCQGVDATDVADAITRFMVERVAAMSTCMPLTKEIVVAGGLARSQAVINHLQNLIKQEVSVVNLPEYVGAIGAVVSYGGGK